TTATAAAACCTTCTTTATAAGACCATTTATTTTCCCATAATCTTCTTTTAGTCATACGTGTACTACCTCTTTAACAAAGCTATCCGTTAGCGTTCGACTCTCGCCAAAGCCTGACGGATAGCTTTTCATTTGATTATCAATGCTTACATTTATTTATTAACGTAAGTTGTTGTCATTTTTGATTCTCTTTCTTGTGCTTCTTTATCCCATTTTGGCATTAAGTTCTTCTTAAACTCTTCTTTCTCCTTGATAAGTTTTTCTATTGGCATTCCAATAAATTCCTGAGCTTTAGCTTTAGTAGAAATATCTGGATAAGGAACTTCTCCTGAATAACCAAGGGTCATAAGTAGTCTTGCAAGTTTAATTCTGCCTTCTTGGGCAATGTTAATACCTGTGGCAATAACTCTAGAAATTTCAACAGGAGCGTGGAAAGAACCTCCGTGAGAAGCAGCAGCATAATCCCAGCGCCATTGTGCATGACGGATATCCATTAAGATGTCTTTCATTTGATCTTCAGTAGCACCTAAATCCCAAGCTGTTTTGGCTTCAACATGCAAGCGAACGCATAATTTCTCTAACTCATCGCGATTTTCAATAATCTTGTCTTGACGATCGTATACATTCTTAACTAAGGTTTCAGTTTTTTCTTTGTGGCAAACCATACAAGAGTTCTCGATATTATCTAAAGGAGATTGAATATGATGATCGGTGTATTTACGTCCACCTTCAGTCATATAAGGCATATGACAATCAGCACAGCTAACACCTCTTTCGCCATGGATTCCCATAGAGAAAACCTCATATCCAGGATGCTGAGCTTTAAGCATTGGTGCTTTACTCAATTTATGCGTCCAGTCTTTAAAATTCTTAGCATCGTAATAAGATTCCATTTCTTCAACTTTAGTACCATTATCCCAGGGGAAAGTTAGATAAGCAGAGCCTTCACTTCCGGGTCTGTTCTTATCAAAATAATACTCCACGTGGCATTGAGCACAAACTAAAGAGCGCATTTCGTTATGCGTTGCATTTGCTACGTCTTTTCCTTGTCTTTCAAAGGCTTCCACCAGTGCTGGACGAGAAATTTGAAGTTCCATAGTTTCATTATTATGACAATCGGCACAACCAATAGGATTCACAATCTCGGCACCCAATCTGGCCCATTTTCCCGTATAATATTCGCTTACACCTTCTTCATTCATTATACGAGGAACATCAGGAGATTTACAAGTCCAACAGGTTGATGGCATTGGTCCGTCGTTATCGTCTGTTGGCCCACCTGTTCTCAATGTATTTCTAATATCTTCGATGGCGTAAATATGACCTCTACCTTGATTATAATCTTTGGAGAAACCATATCCAGCCCACATAACAACTAATCTAGGATCCACTTCCAACATATCAATCATGGCGTTTCCGTTATACTTGGATTTGAAATCACTTTCTTCGGTTTTTGCCCAAGATTCATGTTGAGTAGGGTAGTTTTTTCCCCAAACATCGTTACGGGGATCGAACTGAGCTATTTTAACCTGAGGCTTTAAAGCAACAGGTTCTTCTGATCTTCTTTCGGTGATGGACGAGGCCAACAAACCAAGAAAGAATACCACTACTATCGTGGTGAAAAATATTATCCAATTTACGATTGGTTTTCTTTGCGTACTCATAATATATTATTTTTTAGTTTTTTATTTAACCATATTCTTAATCCATTCCGGAATAGGATTTTTAGTTTCCGGTATTAGTGCATCTGGTGCGGCAGAAAGACTATTGAGCCTTCCGTGTGGCACTTCTCTATGACATTCCCAACATTGGCGACCTTCGGTTCTAAAATGATCGAAAGTCTTGGTAGAAGATAACATCTTGCGGTCGGTAATTAATTCGTTATGACAGCGAATACAATTGTTTTGTACCACTTTGGCACCTTCTTCCTTAATTCTAATTACCTGAGGTTCTTGTCGTAATGTAAAAACTGTAGCATGTCTCAAACCATCTTTTGCCTTGAAAAAATAAGTGTTAAAGATGTTGTCGTGAGGGACATGGCAATCGTTACAACTTGCCTGCTCTCTATGCGAGCTATGGAACCATGATGCATATTCATGATTCATAACATGGCAATTGATACAGGTTTTAGGATCATCAGATAAATACGAAACCGCATTGGAAATGTAAAGCACATATACCGCCAAACCAAAAAGCACTCCAGCTACAATGGCCACTGTAAACTGCCATCCGGGAGGAGGTAATATTGCTTTTAAAATGTTCGACATACTGTTTTATTTAGATTGATAAATATTTATTTACTTGTATAAAAGTTAGGTTTGAAGCTAAACATCAGGTAAGCCCATGTTCCACCTTTGGAATAATTACTTGTGGAAGTATAGCCTTTTATATGGGCTAATGTTTCTGTTCCAAACATTTGAGAAAGACCAAGACTTATTGCCATATTCTTTTGTGCTGAATAGCTTAATCCCAAATCAATTTCCAAACCTAATCCCTTGTCTAAATTAGTGTAACCACCACCAGATAAGGGCTCTGTAACATCAGCCGCAGCAATAAAATAATGAGGTGTGGCAAAAAACGACCACTTATCCATTTTGTGTTTTAATGTTGCATAGATATCGATTAAACCTACATTATTCCCGTGATTTCCCACAAAGAAATAATCCATATGACCATTAAATTTATGATTGGTTCCGTAAAGAGGAGTAAAAGATTTTAAATCATTTGGGTTTTCCGTCTTGTCTTTTAAACTGGTTCCAGATAAGTATTCAAAACCTGAAATTATAGTCGTGCTTTCAGCTGCTTTTATCGAACCTTGGAGTGCAAAGTAGAGTGCAGATAATGATGAGTTGTCGTTTCCAACTTTACCCATTTGGTAGTAAAATGCTGTTGCTAATTTAACTGGTCCTAATGTTGGTGTTAAACGTGCTCCAATAGTTTGACTGTACAAAGTTTTAAACTCATCTGTTGAACCCGTAGTCGTTACGGATTCCATACCATTATTTAGGAATAAGAGACTCAAGCCTGCTTTTCCCACTTTTGTATGTAACCACACAAACTGCATCGCTTTATAATTTTTATTCATAGTATAGACTCCGCCTGCATAGGAAGCGTAATAGTCTGTGCCAAATAAGGCTTCATTCTTTTGACTGAAAGCCAACCCAAAGTGAAGTTTAAGATTGTTTTTCTCATATTTGAATAAGCCCAAATCATGTGCTCTGGCTTGTTGAGCCCAACCCACATTTCCGAAAATTCGAGAATCATCGTAGACCAACTCTTGTCGACCTACTTTAAAAGAAAAGCCTTCGTTGAAAAAATATTCTCCCCAAGCTTGATGAATACCAAATTGATTATAAGCACCAGCATCCAACTGATTTACATTTCCCCAAACACGTATATCTTGCATACTGATATAGGCTTTAAATGTTGTAGAGCTGTAGAACGCATTAAAGCGTGTTCGCTGCGAAATGGCAAAAGCGGAATTTGCATCTTCAAGTGGTAATATTTTATATCCGTTTCTGAATTCTGCACGGGGACGGATCTCCCCATCAACTTTTACGGTCTGACCAATTGCCCAACCGGCAAGGATTAAAAAACCCATTATAAACACTAACGATCTTAATCTCATAAGTTTAATTTTATTAATCTACTGATTTTGTTCACTTTATAATTATTTAGGATCTATATTTATCCATTAAATAGATAGATACGCAAATAGGTACATAAATACCTTTATACCGCGAAAATAGCGTTAAAATTATAACACTGTTATAATTTTAACATTTAAAAATGTAATTTATATTTGTTCTAAATAGGGAGTATTTTTGATGGGAAAGTGGAGTGCTTTATTATCCAGTTAAAGATTAAAAAAACCTATAATTTCATTGTTTATTTTAGGCTTTATAAATTTTTTAATTGTTAGATATAGATCAACGAATAATGAACCCTGAATTTTAAGATTATAAGCGAATTTTCTTCACAAATGTTTAGGTTTTATTTTTTTTCAGCTATTCTCAATAAATCACCAAAAACACCACGGGCCGTTATTTCGGCTCCGGCTCCTTGAATGACAATATCGTCATACAAATCGCTTATATAGCGCAAAACATGATCTCTCAGGTTTTTAGGAATCAGGTTTTTAATCTGGATATCGTCGAATTTATTTTTCAGATCCAGCTCTTTGGCTAGGATGAGTAATTTTCTTGCTACATCGTTTCCGCATAAATCTTCTCGTGGATCGGGTTCCGTAAACCCTTTTGCTATGGCTTTTTCTAAAATAGCGCTAAAAGAGATTTATTCAGAAGAAAACGTATTAAATAAATAGCTTAAAGAACCCGAAAATACGCCTCGTATTCTTGTAATGTTTTCACCCGAATCGTGTAGAAGTTTTATGGTGTCAATCAATGGAAGTCCAGCACCAACATTGGTTTCGTACAAATATTGTTTGTTGAATTGTTTTAGTTTGGATCGGGTATTCTGATAAAACTGGAAACCTGAGGTATTGGCCAGTTTATTCGACGAAACTAGAGCGAAGCCTTCTTCTAAGGAAAGTTTTCCTTTGGAGATATTCATCGTTGTAAGCAAATGATTCATTATTTTGTAAGCCAAAAGATCGAATCTATTTTCCAATTTAACTAATGACATTAAGAGCTTATGCCAAGATTATTGATGCGGATGAGTATCTAAGCTTGGACGAAGAATAAAGTTCAATTTGTACAATTCCTTCCAACTTGCTGAATGCATAGAATGATGGTGAATGAAATGTAAATCGGGGCGCGACTCAAAAGCGTAACCGAATTCTCCTAGATTAAATGTTAAATTTTCGTATTGGAATTGAGCAAAATTTCTTAATTTGCTGAATTCAAATTTCTCTGTTATGATTGCATCATTTTTTGATTTTAAAGGAAGAAAATCTTCTTATAAGAAAGAAATTCTTGGAGGAACAACGACTTTCCTCACCATGGCCTATATTATTTTTGTTAACCCTTCTATTTTGAGCGAAACAGGAATGAACCAAGCAGCACTTATTAGTGTAACCATTTTAGCGACTATTATTGGAACTTTATTTGCAGGTTTATGGGCAAAAGTGCCTTATGCAATGGCTCCGGGCATGGGGCTTAATGCTTTTTTTACCTATAGTTTAGTAATTGGTCAAGGGGTTGATTGGCAAACCGCTTTGGGTGTAGTGTTTTTATCCGGTGTTTTGTTCTTTGCTTTAACCATAAGCGGTTTTAGAACACGTTTAGTGCATGCAATTCCAATTTCTCTGCGGTTGGCAACCGGTGCCGGAATAGGTTTGTTTATTGCTTTTATTGGCTTTAAAAATATGGGTTTAATCGTTAATAACGATGCAACCTTGGTTGGCTTAGGTGCATTTTCAGGAACTTTGCTTATTGCACTATTCGGCTTAGCGATAACAACTATTTTGGTTGTGCGAAAAGTGAATGGTGGAATATTGTATGGAATAATATTAACAACTCTTGCTGCTTTATTATTTGGGAAAGTAAGTATGCCTGATACCCTTATTTCTACTCCACCATCTATTGCTCCTTTAGCATTTCAGCTCGATATATTATCTGCTTTCAAATGGAGTTTGCTTGGTGTTATTTTCTCTTTTATGTTTGTCGATTTATTTGATTCCGTGGGAAGTATAGTGGCTTGTTCTTACGAAGCCGGATTTGTAGATAAAAAAGGGAATGTTAAGTATTTGGATCGTATATTGGAAGCCGATGCAGCGGCTACTTTAGTTGGTTCTCTTTTAGGAACATCTACTACTACAACTTATATTGAGTCTGCAACAGGAATTGCAAATGGTGCAAGAACAGGTTTTGCTTCCGTGATAACGGCTTTACTTTTCACTCTTACTTTATTCTTTGCTCCATTAATTGGTATTGTTCCTGCTTATGCTACTGCTCCGGCTTTGGTTTTAGTGGGTGTTTTTATGTTCAAGCATATCCGTGAAATCAATTTCTCCGATTTTTCAGAGTCTATTCCTGCATTTTTAACCATTATTCTTATGCCTCTCACTTACAGTATTTCAACAGGTCTTTCTTTTGGCTTTATTGCTTATGTGATTGTAAAGTTGTCTGTTGCCAAGTATAAAGATATTTCGGGTTTAATGTATATTATTGCTGTATTATCGGTTATAAATTTATATTTAAGTTTCTCTTAGTTTTATAATATATGCATAAATCTATTGCTCTGTTTTTGTTTGTCCCGATTTTGTTTTTTAGCAAGATTAGCGCTCAGGAAACTGAACCCAACAATTGGGAAAACGAACAGATTTTTGACGTCAATAAAGAAAAAGCACATGCTACTTTTTA
This sequence is a window from Bacteroidales bacterium. Protein-coding genes within it:
- the nrfA gene encoding ammonia-forming cytochrome c nitrite reductase gives rise to the protein MSTQRKPIVNWIIFFTTIVVVFFLGLLASSITERRSEEPVALKPQVKIAQFDPRNDVWGKNYPTQHESWAKTEESDFKSKYNGNAMIDMLEVDPRLVVMWAGYGFSKDYNQGRGHIYAIEDIRNTLRTGGPTDDNDGPMPSTCWTCKSPDVPRIMNEEGVSEYYTGKWARLGAEIVNPIGCADCHNNETMELQISRPALVEAFERQGKDVANATHNEMRSLVCAQCHVEYYFDKNRPGSEGSAYLTFPWDNGTKVEEMESYYDAKNFKDWTHKLSKAPMLKAQHPGYEVFSMGIHGERGVSCADCHMPYMTEGGRKYTDHHIQSPLDNIENSCMVCHKEKTETLVKNVYDRQDKIIENRDELEKLCVRLHVEAKTAWDLGATEDQMKDILMDIRHAQWRWDYAAASHGGSFHAPVEISRVIATGINIAQEGRIKLARLLMTLGYSGEVPYPDISTKAKAQEFIGMPIEKLIKEKEEFKKNLMPKWDKEAQERESKMTTTYVNK
- a CDS encoding NCS2 family permease; translation: MIASFFDFKGRKSSYKKEILGGTTTFLTMAYIIFVNPSILSETGMNQAALISVTILATIIGTLFAGLWAKVPYAMAPGMGLNAFFTYSLVIGQGVDWQTALGVVFLSGVLFFALTISGFRTRLVHAIPISLRLATGAGIGLFIAFIGFKNMGLIVNNDATLVGLGAFSGTLLIALFGLAITTILVVRKVNGGILYGIILTTLAALLFGKVSMPDTLISTPPSIAPLAFQLDILSAFKWSLLGVIFSFMFVDLFDSVGSIVACSYEAGFVDKKGNVKYLDRILEADAAATLVGSLLGTSTTTTYIESATGIANGARTGFASVITALLFTLTLFFAPLIGIVPAYATAPALVLVGVFMFKHIREINFSDFSESIPAFLTIILMPLTYSISTGLSFGFIAYVIVKLSVAKYKDISGLMYIIAVLSVINLYLSFS
- the nrfH gene encoding cytochrome c nitrite reductase small subunit; this encodes MSNILKAILPPPGWQFTVAIVAGVLFGLAVYVLYISNAVSYLSDDPKTCINCHVMNHEYASWFHSSHREQASCNDCHVPHDNIFNTYFFKAKDGLRHATVFTLRQEPQVIRIKEEGAKVVQNNCIRCHNELITDRKMLSSTKTFDHFRTEGRQCWECHREVPHGRLNSLSAAPDALIPETKNPIPEWIKNMVK